The DNA region ACACCAGGGGGGACATTCCAGCCCTTGGTAGAGGCCACCACACAAGGTGGGGAAGGAGGAAACCCCCACTGCATGCATCTGTGTGCCCCAGAGGGGTCTGGTCAAGGGTCTGCATTCCTGGTGCCTGCCCTCTTTCCTGGCATCTTATCTCTTCCCCCACCCAGGGCACTTAAAGTGAATTCTTTCCTTATCTTCGGGGACAGTGCCACCCTGCATCAACAGTAGGGCCTCTGGCCCTATCTGCCTGTGCCTGTCTCCTCTGGGCAGGTCGACTTGGGACAAGGGCCACTAGCTCTGGATCTTTCATGCTTTCTCCAGGCCCTTTCAGTGCAGATCCTGGTTGCCATGGCAACACTGTGGTGGTaccaggtggtggtgggggcagggagccaGGCCTGCTGCAGCTCAGCCATCTCCAGTGCCAGGCCCACCAGGCCAGGCGCAGGGACTGTGCTGATCCTGGGGGCACTCGGGGACTCCCCAGGCTGTGCAGGTTCTTCCTCTGTGATGTGCTgctggtggggagagggaaggacagACTGAGAGCAGGAACACAGGGAGAAGGGAAATATGGGGGAAGCGGCTTCGAGGCTGGGGGGTGAAGGGTGGAAAGACAAGGTGAACTGAAGGACGATGGGCACTGGAGGGAGGTGGGACTTGCCAGGGCTGAGGGGTGCAGAGAGCGCACCCCCTCCATGGGACTGGGTCGGACACTGGGACCTGGAGCCCCTGCTGCCTTTGGGGAGAAGCAGGGGCACAGCCAGGCAGAGGCCTCCCTCCCACCTACCACTTAGGGGAGGTGGGGAGCGGAGGGGAAAATGAGGACCTGGGAGCAAGGGGACCAGCTGAGGGCCCAGAGTCCCTGTCACTGGCTCCTCTCCACAACCCAAGCAGGATGCAGTTTCCATGACAACCTGGCCAGCCAGAAAGGGGGCGGGGGACTGCAGAGGGAATTTTCCACATCAGCAGGAAGGAGCAGTGTGGGCTGCAGAGGAAAGAACTGCCAGGAAGGCGGGGGCCATACCAGGCCCCGCAGCCCCAAGTCCCCACACCCTCTGCTCTGTCCTCCCAGCCAGCCGGAGGGCAGAGGGAATGCAGGGAAGGAGCCTCATCCCGCCCCATTCTGGCAAACCCACCTCCGCCCACTGTGCAGGAGGCTCAGGAAAGGGACAAGGGTCAACTGTCCAAAGATCAGCAGCTGCCCAGGCCAGCTGGGCAGTAGGCAGCACAAGGAGCTCCTGCCACAGCCAGCCAGACTCAAGGGCATGGCCCTGGATAAGGCCCCCTGGAAGGTGGGGGTGGTGGGCTATGGCCGCCTTGGTGAGTCGCTTACCATCTTGGGCTCCTTCCTCAGGACCCTTCCCAAAACCAccacaaacacattttttatcTGTGTCCACCTACCCAGTGCCTTCCCAGTCCCTTTGTCCGTCTGTTCCCATCTGGGCCTCTATCGCTGCTCTCTGGGGATGTTCCCCTTTCTCTGTAGGACTCTCTGTCCCCCTCTATCTCTGTCCATCTATGTCTGTCTCTCTGGACCTGTccatccttcctccccctccctccctccctctctcccccctcctctctctctctgaatctgtcccttctctgtgtgtctctgtcccCACCCTTCCTCTGGCCCTCATCTCCCTATCTCTAGGTCTCTagccctctcctttccctctccgCAGGACAATCCCTTGTCTCCCACCTTCTGGCTCAGGGACCCGAACTGGGCCTAgaacttgtttttgtttggaaTCGTGACCCAGGACGCATGGCAGGGAGTGTGCCCTCTTCTCTGCAGCTCCAGGATCTTGCTGCCCTTGGGGAAAGGTCAGTGGCCTTCAGTGAGAGTGGGGCGTCCTAATGCTCCTGTTCTGGCCTTTTTGAGCTGTGTCTGATGTCAGGCAAGTCCCTGACCCTCCCTGGGCCTTGGGTCACTCCAACATGAAAAGGAACAAGCACACCCAGCCCAGGCCAGGGAGACTGACAGCCCTCCACAGACTCTGAGAGAACCTGGGGAGGGGAGGCCTAATTACTCCCCAAGGCCCCCCATCTCTCCCTTCTTCCAGGCACCCTGATCTTGTGGTAGAAGTGGCCCATCCCCAAATAATCCATGAATCTGGGGCACAAATCCTGCGCCATGCCAACCTCCTGGTGAGTCCCCTAAACCCACACCCAAGCCCTGACCCCTTCAGCCATCTGTCCCCTGAACTCAACCCTCCCTACCTTCGTCCACCCCAGGTGGGGTCCCCCTCAGCCCTAGCTAACCAGACCACAGAGAGGCAGCTCCTGGAGGCCTCACACCGCTGGAACCATGCTGTGTTTGTGGCCCGAGGGGCTCTATGGGGGACTGAGGACATCAGCAGGTTGGATGCAGCTGGAGGCCTCCAGGTGAGGACCCACTGGGATCCCCAGGGACGAGTAGGGGCTTGCAAAGACCCCAGTCCCCCTGACCACAGCTGTTGCTTCCAGAGCCTCCGTGTCACTATGGCCACACACCCGGATGGCTTCCGGCTCCTGGGACCCCTGGCTTCAGCCCACATCACTGGGCCTCGCACTGTGCTCTATGAAGGTCCTGTCCGTGGCCTCTGCCCATTTGCCCCTCGAAACTCCAACACCATGGCAGCCGCTGCCCTAGCTGCCCCTAGCCTGGGCTTTGACCATGTGATCGGGGTGCTTGTGGCAGATCTCAGGTGAGCCAAAATGAGCAGGGG from Urocitellus parryii isolate mUroPar1 chromosome 15, mUroPar1.hap1, whole genome shotgun sequence includes:
- the Aspdh gene encoding aspartate dehydrogenase domain-containing protein isoform X1 translates to MRTWEQGDQLRAQSPCHWLLSTTQAGCSFHDNLASQKGGGGLQREFSTSAGRSSVGCRGKNCQEGGGHTRPRSPKSPHPLLCPPSQPEGRGNAGKEPHPAPFWQTHLRPLCRRLRKGTRVNCPKISSCPGQLGSRQHKELLPQPARLKGMALDKAPWKVGVVGYGRLGQSLVSHLLAQGPELGLELVFVWNRDPGRMAGSVPSSLQLQDLAALGERHPDLVVEVAHPQIIHESGAQILRHANLLVSPLNPHPSPDPFSHLSPELNPPYLRPPQVGSPSALANQTTERQLLEASHRWNHAVFVARGALWGTEDISRLDAAGGLQVRTHWDPQGRVGACKDPSPPDHSCCFQSLRVTMATHPDGFRLLGPLASAHITGPRTVLYEGPVRGLCPFAPRNSNTMAAAALAAPSLGFDHVIGVLVADLSLTDLHVVDVELKGPPGPSGRSFAVHTHRENPAEPGAVTGSATVTAFWRSLLGCCQLPSRPGIHLC
- the Aspdh gene encoding aspartate dehydrogenase domain-containing protein isoform X3, with the translated sequence MRTWEQGDQLRAQSPCHWLLSTTQAGCSFHDNLASQKGGGGLQREFSTSAGRSSVGCRGKNCQEGGGHTRPRSPKSPHPLLCPPSQPEGRGNAGKEPHPAPFWQTHLRPLCRRLRKGTRVNCPKISSCPGQLGSRQHKELLPQPARLKGMALDKAPWKVGVVGYGRLGQSLVSHLLAQGPELGLELVFVWNRDPGRMAGSVPSSLQLQDLAALGERHPDLVVEVAHPQIIHESGAQILRHANLLVGSPSALANQTTERQLLEASHRWNHAVFVARGALWGTEDISRLDAAGGLQVRTHWDPQGRVGACKDPSPPDHSCCFQSLRVTMATHPDGFRLLGPLASAHITGPRTVLYEGPVRGLCPFAPRNSNTMAAAALAAPSLGFDHVIGVLVADLSLTDLHVVDVELKGPPGPSGRSFAVHTHRENPAEPGAVTGSATVTAFWRSLLGCCQLPSRPGIHLC
- the Aspdh gene encoding aspartate dehydrogenase domain-containing protein isoform X2, whose protein sequence is MRTWEQGDQLRAQSPCHWLLSTTQAGCSFHDNLASQKGGGGLQREFSTSAGRSSVGCRGKNCQEGGGHTRPRSPKSPHPLLCPPSQPEGRGNAGKEPHPAPFWQTHLRPLCRRLRKGTRVNCPKISSCPGQLGSRQHKELLPQPARLKGMALDKAPWKVGVVGYGRLGQSLVSHLLAQGPELGLELVFVWNRDPGRMAGSVPSSLQLQDLAALGERHPDLVVEVAHPQIIHESGAQILRHANLLVSPLNPHPSPDPFSHLSPELNPPYLRPPQVGSPSALANQTTERQLLEASHRWNHAVFVARGALWGTEDISRLDAAGGLQSLRVTMATHPDGFRLLGPLASAHITGPRTVLYEGPVRGLCPFAPRNSNTMAAAALAAPSLGFDHVIGVLVADLSLTDLHVVDVELKGPPGPSGRSFAVHTHRENPAEPGAVTGSATVTAFWRSLLGCCQLPSRPGIHLC
- the Aspdh gene encoding aspartate dehydrogenase domain-containing protein isoform X4; this translates as MRTWEQGDQLRAQSPCHWLLSTTQAGCSFHDNLASQKGGGGLQREFSTSAGRSSVGCRGKNCQEGGGHTRPRSPKSPHPLLCPPSQPEGRGNAGKEPHPAPFWQTHLRPLCRRLRKGTRVNCPKISSCPGQLGSRQHKELLPQPARLKGMALDKAPWKVGVVGYGRLGQSLVSHLLAQGPELGLELVFVWNRDPGRMAGSVPSSLQLQDLAALGERHPDLVVEVAHPQIIHESGAQILRHANLLVGSPSALANQTTERQLLEASHRWNHAVFVARGALWGTEDISRLDAAGGLQSLRVTMATHPDGFRLLGPLASAHITGPRTVLYEGPVRGLCPFAPRNSNTMAAAALAAPSLGFDHVIGVLVADLSLTDLHVVDVELKGPPGPSGRSFAVHTHRENPAEPGAVTGSATVTAFWRSLLGCCQLPSRPGIHLC